A stretch of the Vitis vinifera cultivar Pinot Noir 40024 chromosome 16, ASM3070453v1 genome encodes the following:
- the LOC132255283 gene encoding anther-specific proline-rich protein APG-like yields MARTRGAKSSSPSSRKKSLRNKPVPDPVSEPSQPRAVPPPVKSAPLKPPARRYLTRSGGRPLQKRPRVESSEPIDLTEQSPEPSPVPTPVPSPVLSPVPSSVPSPALQAKPQEPQPPLPEPQIPSETAPEESGV; encoded by the coding sequence atggcgcgaaccagaggggccaagtcttcctctccttcaagcCGCAAGAAAAGCCTGCGAAATAAGCCAGTTCCAGATCCCGTTTCTGAGCCTTCGCAGCCAAGAGCAGTTCCTCCTCCGGTGAAATCCGCGCCGCTAAAGCCTCCGGCGAGGCGTTACCTTaccaggtcagggggtcggccGCTGCAAAAGAGGCCTAGGGTTGAAAGCTCAGAACCCATTGACTTGACTGAACAATCTCCAGAGCCTTCGCCGGTTCCAACTCCAGTTCCCTCGCCAGTTCTGTCGCCAGTTCCATCTTCAGTGCCATCTCCGGCACTGCAAGCAAAACCACAGGAGCCTCAGCCgccacttcccgagccccaaattccatctGAAACAGCTCCGGAAGAA